AATAGTCGCACGAGTCTGGTGTCGTCACGCCCGTCGTTGCCGGAAGCATTCTTGACGGGATAGCGTTTGAACATCAACTTCTCAAGCCTACAGGGACTGGCTTGGTCGGTTTTGTCTAGGGTCCACTACTCACCCACCACCAACTGCGGAATGTGATCCGTAGTCTCATTTGTACCTAAAACCCCTAACTTACGCCTCCGCATTACTTATCTCCCTGCAGTACAACGGTTTTGAACAACTCTGCATTAACTTCACCAACGAGAAACTTCAGCAGTTCTTTAACCATCACATGTTCGTTCTGGAGCAAGAAGAGTACCAGCGCGAAGGCATCGAATGGACTTTCATTGACTTTGGCATGGATCTCCAACATTGCATTGACCTTATAGAAAAGGTAGTTGGCGTAAAACAACGATGAACGCTTGCTTACGCCACGGGGGTCCGCGAATAATGTCCGCCATTTTGATTATTGGCTCATTTGCACTTTAAATTTCATTTCACATGATATGAATGGACTATATTCGTGGACTCAGTCAATGCTACAATGCTGGTTGAGTTTTTTTGTGTGTCTTCTACTGTGTGTATTGTTTTCTCTGTCTCTAAACATTTAAGACACGCGAACACACAACAAATATgtagttttcaaatattattatcacgaTTGTTTTTTTCCATGTCGGCGCGATCCAGATGAACGGGTTTAATCAGCTCTGTGTTAACTTTACCAACGAAAAATTGCAACAGTACTTTAACCATTTCATGTTCGTCCTAGAACAAGAGGAATATGAAAGAGAAGGGATCCAATGGACCTTTATAGATTTTGGTATGGATCTCCAAGCGACAATTGATTTGATAGAGAAGGTATTAGTGTCAAAGTATATAGCTTGAGGGTATAGGCGCCAGCTTCAAGCTGCAAGCCTGCAAGTGCAATCTGCTGGCTGTTCCCCCGCCCACGGTATCTAGTAGGCAGAAATATGTCAGAGCTTGTACCACACACGCACAACACGCAAGCTACTGCATACTGTTGTAAAATACTTGCATTGAGCTACCGCGACCCCCCAGTACGTACTTGATACACCGCTCTCAGGATCGCACGCGACTCGCAAATTATACAgtagttaaatattaacaagCACAATTATTAACTGCTTCGGTACTATTTTGTCTGTTCGCAAAATTATCAAATCACGCCAATTTGGTAGATTTGAGCCTGCACACCACACACAATGCTATTATAACCGATGTTGTTCGTATGCATGACGCTTTATAAAAATTATGCGCTACACAAAAAGTATTAGACTGCTTTTAAAGATACATCTTGATAATCccatttatttgttgaaaaagaaaacaatagaattaatatttcagtcaagaaaaaaaaacatatttctaaattTTTATCTTTCACAAGTAATTTACAGACTCGCACATTTTGCAAAGCCGCTTGCTAAACACATCGCGCGCGACGACGACTTCGTGTTCTAACTTACTTGATACGTTTACAGCCCATGGGTATCCTCTCCATCCTTGAGGAAGAGTCTATGTTCCCGAAAGCCACCGATCAGACCTTCGTTGAGAAGTTGAACAACAACCACTTGGGCAAGTCTGCTCCTTACCTGAAGCCGAAGCCCCCCAAGCCCGGTTGCCAGGCCGCTCACTTCGCCATTGGCCATTATGCCGGTAACGTAAGTATCTCGAACATACATCGACTCTGCGAGTACAACAACTTCGTAACCGTCTCGGCTGAGCTAATGTCTTCGTTGTCTTGGAACAGGTCGGCTACAACATCACTGGATGGCTTGAGAAGAACAAGGACCCCCTCAACGACACTGTCGTTGACCAGTTCAAGAAGGGTCAGAACAAGCTGCTTGTTGAGATCTTTGCTGACCATCCTGGTCAGTCTGGTGACGCtggtggcggcggtggcggcaAGGGTACGTATCACTACACCTGACAACATCTACCAATGAAATAGAATTCAGAGATAATGATGATTACTTTAGATCTTATACAATATCCAGTGGAGACGACAGGTATCATGAGCTCCTTCTTATCTTCCGACACACATCAACACATGGGTTACACATGAAACATCAAACATCATCACTACTTCACAACGAGACTTAACTCCAGGTTTACTTACTTGAGACCTTGTTACATCTCATTATTTTACACACACATTCATACCTTACTAAGAACTTACACAGGATTGGATCCTAGTGATTAGTTCTATAGCATATAACCTATTCTGAcactttttaaatcaaaatataggCGCTGGTGGCAAGCGCGCTAAGGGTTCTGCCTTCCAGACCGTATCATCACTCTACAGGGTAAAACGGAAAATACAATCATCGCGATTAGCTTCTGTGAATCCTTCGTGGCTTTACTGTCTACGTCTGTCAATACGCTTAAGGCTGGCTCCCGATCTATGGAATTGAAttcaaaaattacaatttgatataGATCAGTATTCAAACATATACAAACATCCATGGCGATAGGGCCAGCCTGCACGCTTTCACTATAATCATGTCTGTCTATGTCTACAACACAGCTCATGTCGCAGCCAATCGTCCCGCAGGTGTTCTGTCCACGAGTATTGTATGTCTAAGTGGCGTCATTGTGATTGTCCTCGTACTAATAGTTGCTTGTTAATGTACATCAATAGGTGGCCGCGGTAAGAAGGGAGGTGGTTTCGCCACTGTATCTTCCGCTTACAAGGTATTTAAAGGATTGCGGATTTCAGATTTAGTGttcctattttttttctttgtttcatcAACTCCGATGCAGACGCGAATACTTGTAGATCTGCATTGGGTTTTTTTGATGTAGTAAGATACCTGGATTGACTGAAAGGTAATCTAGTAACTCATTTCACTTGTTCACGCATATGTTGTACTGTACTGAACAATGTATGCGTGGTTCATTTAATGCACCCCTCATTGtagtaaaatgtaatttctCATTAATGTCTGACACACAGTAAGTACAGAGTGAACTTACTAAAATgtatcagaatatttttttagctgCAAAGTAGTTACTTAAAAAACATTACGATGCTACGTTTGCCGCaaactaataattttgttggtttttttATGTTCTAACTTATTTGTGTGAATTTATGTTCTCCACTACCACATCAATATATACTTCTGTATGAGCATTTCATTCGTGTGCCGCTTTTATATGTTTCCAAGATAACTTCTGAGTACAGCACAGAAATTATCTTCctatataataagaaaaatctatGTTGAAATGAGCTTTTCTTTATGTGAAAATCTCGATAGGAAAATGTTGATTTCTAATAAGTAGTATGTCCACAGGAACAACTTAACAACCTGATGACCACCCTGAGGTCCACCCAGCCTCACTTCGTCCGTTGTATCATTCCCAACGAATTGAAGCAGGCCGGTGAGTACTTAGCAAAATTTACAAGTCTTGATAactttaactccaaaaaaatattcttcatcaATGTTTTGCtcagtaaaatcagtaattACAGAGAATGTTCTACgttatgtatttgtatgataCGTGTGTTGAGCGGTATGTATAACTTTGTCGCGCAGGTATGATCGACTCTCACCTTGTAATGCACCAGCTGACCTGTAACGGTGTGTTGGAAGGCATCCGTATTTGCCGTAAAGGTTTCCCCAACAGGATGGTCTACCCCGACTTCAAGCTCCGGTAAGAATCCCACATAACAAATTCCAACCAAATCTATTTTAGTAGCGAGTGGCCTTACCACAAATATTTATGATCAACAGTCATCaaatactttagttattttattttcatacgagagattaaatttatattttcaacataattttGTAGGCGAGTCTAAACAAAATTCTTTGGACTCTGGTATATTCGACACGATTTTATTCTGGTACTGCAGCTGACTGACGGTTGACGTCATCAGACATTCGTGCAGCTATGAGTAACAacatctaaaattattttgatgactCTCCCACTCACTCACACCTTTAATTTTTGATCAAGGTGTGAGGTGATTTTAATTTAGCCACCCAGGTCACATGGATATCTGaataatgcattatttaatGAACAGTTACATGATTCTTGCGCCCGCCACCATGACTGCTGAAAAAGATCCTAAAGAGGCGGCTAGGAAGTGTTTGGAGGAAGTGGGTCTTGATCCCGAAAGCTATCGTATTGGCCACACAAAGGCAAGGCAGAAGTTGATACCATTCTTGAATGGTGACGCATGTCATAGTTGAAACGTATTTTTGGAAAAGTCTATAAAGaaatagatttgtttttattcctaCCGTACATGGTTTGCCTCCACACCATATTATACAGTTACATGTGTTCATACGTATTTTTCAGTATTGGTAGTTTGTCAATAATGGTTTGCACCTAGCCCTCACCTCAAGCTAGATGTTGTCATCTAGTTATTTGAACCCGTTTTATATCCCAGTATTTAGAGATTTCTGGAACTTTGAAACGTTTTcaggaattatttttgaacCCTTTACTCCTCCCATGACTCCCCCTAAGATACTAAGGACATTGTATCTTTGTAATGGTATGTAAGGATGTAATACAACAATCCCTCATTGTGTGTCCATAATTTTGATAATGTAGCTACAAGATCCTGGCCCCTCAAGCAGTGGAGAAGGAATCCGATCCTAAGAAAGTTGCCCAAGTCATCCTGGACGCTACCGGCTTGGACGTGGAGTCCTACCGTCTGGGTCACACCAAGGCATGTCTGATACCCTGAAAGTAGTTAGCTGTTTGAGCCCTGCGGTCCTAAACACCCGGTGGATCGTGTGGCTTCGATACGCTTTGTCGAATTCAGCACCTGATGAGACTGGTGTCATAATTCGTTACCTATACATTTTATGTGCTCACCTCGGAGTCCAATGTACTAAGACTCCTGTTTGTGTTCCTCTATCCTTCACCTATCATTTACATCTTACACAccttatcatattttatgtactcCTATAACGCAGATACAAAATTCTGTGCCCGAACCTCGTCAAAGAGCCAATTACACCTGAGAATGCTACCAAGAAAATTCTCGAACATACTGGATTGGATTCAGAGTCTTTCAGGCTCGGAAAGACGAAGGTAGAACTCAAGCATGCCACACACAACCTACACGATACTAAATTTCCTTTTCTACCTACATTTGCATGACGCTGAAACTAAAATAAtcctgtctgtctgttcttTATATCTGTTGTGTGCTATTTTACTGTGCTAGTGACTTCTTCAAAGATGTTTATGGAAAGGTGTTTTATACTAACCAAAAACTTTTTTTCCAAATTACTATTGAATTTAATTTCACtattaaaaaggttttaagCACCGTCAAAGCTTGATTTGTAAAATGTGTAATTTCAAAGAAGTCAATATGGATTGCTTAACGCCGGCACGTGTCGTGTCCCGCTGCTAACACTTAACATGTACGAGCAGGTGTTCTTCCGCGCTGGTGTCCTGGGTCAGATGGAAGAGTTGCGTGACGACAGGCTGTCCAAGATCGTCTCGTGGCTCCAGGCCTACATCCGTGGTTACCTGTCCCGTAAGGACTTCAAGAAGCTGCAGGAACAGAGGTAAGCATTCAAACTCAACGCCACTGACATAGTCTGTGCCCATATTTGGAATGGTATGACActtcacaattatttttatttgtgaaggTTGGCTCTCCAAGTTGTCCAGCGCAACTTGCGCAAGTACCTGCAACTCCGCACCTGGCCCTGGTGGAAGCTGTGGCAGAAGGTCAAGCCCCTCCTCAACGTCACCCGTGTCGAGGATGAGATTGctgtaagtattattatattaactttgatacatttagaaaaaaaaccgCAGCCATACTTTTGattttctaaattcaaaatCACACACATTCCAGTCTGTTGCTAATTTAGTAATgccatacaaataaattttcaatatgGGACTGGAACCCTGGAAGGCGACCTCTCTCTCGGTCGATGTTAACACGATTAAAGTGATCGTACACTCTGACCCAGTATATACGGATATAGGACGCGTGATTCAGTAACATAAATAGATCGACCGCGCCCACCTGTCGGTTACGCGACACCGCAGGTGCGGAGCCATTTCTGGAACGCGCCCCCTCCATGCGTTTTCTCCATGGCTCACAATGTGAGAGGTGCGTGGGCGATGTTCAACCCGCGCCCGCTGGAAAACTCCAGCGGCTCTCAGTAGCGGAGTggtcggcggcgcgcgcaccACCTACCCTACCTATACTTACGAACGAACCGAACACATTTGCATTCCTTTTATCATTTCATATTgatgtattaattaaacaaataattaaacactAAACAATGGCGGACGCGGTTCATGTAACGGAGTGGAACGGGGATAACGGTGCGAATGTGTTACAGCGTCTCGAGGAGAAGGCACAGAAGGCCCAGGAGGCTTTCGAGAAGGAAGAGAAGCTCCGCAAGGAACTCGAGAGTCTTAACGCCAAGCTGCTCGAGGAGAAGACCAACCTGCTTGCCTCCATCGAGGGCAAGGAGGGCAACCTCTCCGAGGTGCAGGAGCGCGCTGCCAAGCTCAACGCGCAGAAGGCCGACCTCGAGACCCAGCTCAGGGTAAGTACTTATATCTTGATTACTCTTATCGCTTATTAAATTTAGAAGATGTGATTAACAACTCGTGCATATTTTAGAATGTTAGTGAAACTGAAATAGCAAGAATTTAGGTCGTGAAGTTGACGCGATGAAAATCTTACAGCtaattaatctaattaaattaaatgatgcTTCCTGCGGCGCAGAGGCATCACTCATAGGATTACAAACCAAATATGTAGAGCCGTACAGTACATAGTTTATACAGTGTTGCAAATGAACTCACCGCTAGTTAGCTTGACGtgattctttaaataaacaccAGTTTTGTTTATAGGGGAAATAGTTGgaggtgtttaaaataaatgtacgtCTGCAGTCTGCAAGTTTTTATTGCGAAAAGTTGATAGCCCCATTCGATTAGGTGTCGATTGAAAAGAAACAGATGCTAACAATAACATGGATTTTAAATAACAACTGAATCACTCAACTCATTcgatacttttatttttgtaggacACCCAGGACCGCCTTACTCAGGAGGAGGATGCCCGCAACCAGCTCTTCCAGGCTAAGAAGAAGTTGGAACAGGAAGTCTCCGGACTGAAGAAGGATGTTGAGGACTTGGAACTGTCCGTCCAGAAGTCCGAGCAGGACAAGGCCACCAAGGACCACCAGATCCGCAACTTGAACGACGAGATCGCCCACCAAGACGAGCTCATCAACAAGTTGAACAAGGAGAAGAAGCTCCAGGGCGAGTCTACCCAGAAGACCGCTGAGGAGCTCCAGGCCGCCGAGGACAAGGTCAACCACCTCAACAAGGTCAAGCAGAAGTTGGAGCAGACTCTTGACGAGCTCGAGGACTCCCTTGAGCGCGAGAAGAAGCTGCGCGCCGACGTTGAGAAGAACAGGAGGAAGGTTGAGGGCGACCTCAAGCTGACCCAGGAGGCCGTCGCCGACCTCGAGCGCAACAAGAAGGAGCTCGAGCAGACCATCCAGCGCAAGGACAAGGAAATCTCGTCCCTCACCGCCAAGCTGGAGGACGAGCAGTCCCTGGTCAGCAAGCTCCAGAAGCAGATCAAGGAGCTGCAGGGCCGCATCGAGGAGCTCGAGGAGGAGGTCGAGTCCGAGCGCCAGGCTCGCGCTAAGGCTGAGAAGCAGCGCGCTGACCTCGCTCGTGAGCTCGAGGAGTTGGGCGAGCGTCTGGAGGAGGCTGGCGGTGCCACCTCTGCCCAGATCGAGCTCAACAAGAAGCGTGAGGCTGAGCTCAGCAAGCTCCGCCGCGACCTGGAGGAGGCCAACATCCAGCACGAGTCTACCCTCGCCAACCTGCGCAAGAAGCACAACGATGCCGTCTCTGAGATGGGTGAGCAGCTCGACCAGCTCAACAAGCTCAAGGCCAAGTGAGTATTACTTTACACTATCTTAAAAGCAATAagataaaattgatattatattaatgttattgcCGCCGGTGATTCATAAAATTCGGTCAACGGATACATCTGGGATATATAATCCGacttaaatatagatttattgaACTATGATGCAATATTCAGGGCTGAGCATGACCGCGCGTCTTGCTACTCCGAGCTTAACAACACTCGTGCGGCCGTTGACCAAGTAGCCAGAGAGAAGGTAACATGTCATCCATTGAGGCATGTTAGCCTGGGGTGACCCTTGCATGGACCTTTACTACGAACCACAACACACATGATTCTTTCTAGGATTCCTCACCGCTCTGGACGGTTGTTGACGgaatactaaaattgttttgtttaattcatttatccAGGGCTGAGAAAGAACGCTCTCAGTACTTTAGCGAAGTCAATGACCTTCGTGCCGGTCTCGACCACTTGTCCAACGAAAAGGTACAAAGGATGAAAAGATATTGTTGGCATACGCCAAGGGCTTCGCTTACCAgcttattaaatattgtaaagaaaatatagcAATAGCAAATAGAGACACAACACATCACACATAACATACCCATGAAATTGAAACTCATTATAATAACACTAATTATACATTTGAATAGGTGTAGCATGAAAGCTAAAACCGCATTTACCTAAgagtgatatttttataatcgagtgaaaaaataaattcaaaacaaaagcATGAAAAATATCATCTAATACTTGATTCATAACTGTTACAAGATTTGACGTTGTCCGTAAAGGAATTATACtaaccaaacaaaatatttaatttgaaaacatattaataatttgaataactACACACGGTAAGTATTTATGAGTgattcacaatatttatttgaaaaataatactaatagaACTCAAATTTTACATTACATAGTACACAAAGAAACAGTAAACACTGATTTTCAAAGGAtctaaatcatcatcatcacttcaTGGTACTAAATAGCGTTTTCAAAACAGGCTGCCCAAGAGAAGATCGTCAAGCAGCTGCAGCACCAGCTCAACGAGGTCCAGGGCAAGGCTGACGAAGCCAACAGGACCCTCAACGACCTGGATGCCGCCAAGAAGAAGCTGTCCATCGAGAACTCCGACCTGCTCCGCCAGTTGGAGGAGGCCGAGTCCCAGGTGTCTCAGCTGTCCAAGATCAAGGTGTCCCTCACCACTCAGTTGGAGGACACCAAGAGGCTCGCCGACGAGGAGGCCAGGGTATGTAttcattttaattcaataaataatggaACGTTTCCTTTACACAGTTTACAACAACTGTGACAATTGAGCAAATActaataaaaggttttattgaCAGGAACGCGCCACCCTTCTTGGCAAGTTCCGCAACTTGGAGCACGACCTCGACAACATCCGCGAGCAGGTCGAGGAGGAGGCCGAGGGCAAGGCTGATCTTCAGCGTCAACTGTCCAAGGCCAACGCCGAGGCTCAGCTCTGGCGCTCCAAGTACGAGTCCGAGGGCGTCGCCCGCTCCGAGGAACTCGAGGAGGCCAAGCGCAAGCTCCAGGCCCGCCTTGCCGAAGCCGAGGAGACCATTGAGTCCCTCAACCAGAAGGTTGTTGCCCTCGAGAAGACCAAGCAGCGCCTCGCCACCGAGGTCGAGGACCTGCAGCTCGAGGTCGACCGTGCCACCGCCATCGCCAACGCTGCCGAGAAGAAGCAGAAGGCCTTCGACAAGATCATCGGAGAATGGAAGCTCAAGGTCGACGACCTCGCCGCCGAGCTCGACGCCAGCCAGAAGGAATGCCGCAACTACTCCACTGAACTGTTCCGTCTCAAGGGTGCCTACGAAGAAGGCCAGGAGCAGCTCGAGGCTGTCCGCCGCGAGAACAAGAACCTCGCCGACGAAGTCAAGGACTTGCTTGACCAGATCGGTGAAGGTGGCCGCAACATCCACGAGATCGAGAAGGCCAGGAAGCGCCTTGAGGCCGAGAAGGACGAGCTCCAGGCCGCCCTCGAGGAGGCTGAGGCTGCCCTCGAACAGGAGGAGAACAAGG
This genomic stretch from Anticarsia gemmatalis isolate Benzon Research Colony breed Stoneville strain chromosome 13, ilAntGemm2 primary, whole genome shotgun sequence harbors:
- the Mhc gene encoding myosin heavy chain isoform X35, yielding MPKPIVQEGEDPDPTPYLFVSLEQKRIDQSKPYDGKKACWVPDEKEGFLQGEIKATKGDLVTVNLPGGEEKTLKKELLSQVNPPKFEKVEDMADLTYLNEAAVLHNLRQRYYAKLIYTYSGLFCVAINPYKRFPVYTTRCAKLYRGKRRSEVPPHIFAISDGAYVNMLTNHENQSMLITGESGAGKTENTKKVIAYFATVGASQKKDPTQEKKGSLEDQVVQTNPVLEAFGNAKTVRNDNSSRFGKFIRIHFGPSGKLAGADIETYLLEKARVISQQTLERSYHIFYQMMSGSVPGLKEICLLSNDIMDYNIVAQGKTVIPGVDDGEEMRLTDQAFDILGFTQEEKDNVYKITAAVMHMGGMKFKQRGREEQAEADGTEDGNKVATLLGVDVQDLYKNLLKPRIKVGNEFVTQGRNKDQVTNSVGALCKGMFDRLFKWLVKKCNETLDTKQKRQHFIGVLDIAGFEIFDYNGFEQLCINFTNEKLQQFFNHHMFVLEQEEYQREGIEWTFIDFGMDLQHCIDLIEKPMGILSILEEESMFPKATDQTFVEKLNNNHLGKSAPYLKPKPPKPGCQAAHFAIGHYAGNVGYNITGWLEKNKDPLNDTVVDQFKKGQNKLLVEIFADHPGQSGDAGGGGGGKGGRGKKGGGFATVSSAYKEQLNNLMTTLRSTQPHFVRCIIPNELKQAGMIDSHLVMHQLTCNGVLEGIRICRKGFPNRMVYPDFKLRYKILCPNLVKEPITPENATKKILEHTGLDSESFRLGKTKVFFRAGVLGQMEELRDDRLSKIVSWLQAYIRGYLSRKDFKKLQEQRLALQVVQRNLRKYLQLRTWPWWKLWQKVKPLLNVTRVEDEIARLEEKAQKAQEAFEKEEKLRKELESLNAKLLEEKTNLLASIEGKEGNLSEVQERAAKLNAQKADLETQLRDTQDRLTQEEDARNQLFQAKKKLEQEVSGLKKDVEDLELSVQKSEQDKATKDHQIRNLNDEIAHQDELINKLNKEKKLQGESTQKTAEELQAAEDKVNHLNKVKQKLEQTLDELEDSLEREKKLRADVEKNRRKVEGDLKLTQEAVADLERNKKELEQTIQRKDKEISSLTAKLEDEQSLVSKLQKQIKELQGRIEELEEEVESERQARAKAEKQRADLARELEELGERLEEAGGATSAQIELNKKREAELSKLRRDLEEANIQHESTLANLRKKHNDAVSEMGEQLDQLNKLKAKAEKERSQYFSEVNDLRAGLDHLSNEKAAQEKIVKQLQHQLNEVQGKADEANRTLNDLDAAKKKLSIENSDLLRQLEEAESQVSQLSKIKVSLTTQLEDTKRLADEEARERATLLGKFRNLEHDLDNIREQVEEEAEGKADLQRQLSKANAEAQLWRSKYESEGVARSEELEEAKRKLQARLAEAEETIESLNQKVVALEKTKQRLATEVEDLQLEVDRATAIANAAEKKQKAFDKIIGEWKLKVDDLAAELDASQKECRNYSTELFRLKGAYEEGQEQLEAVRRENKNLADEVKDLLDQIGEGGRNIHEIEKARKRLEAEKDELQAALEEAEAALEQEENKVLRAQLELSQVRQEIDRRIQEKEEEFENTRKNHQRALDSMQASLEAEAKGKAEALRMKKKLEADINELEIALDHANKANAEAQKNIKRYQQQIKDLQTALEEEQRARDDAREQLGISERRANALQNELEESRTLLEQADRARRQAEQELGDAHEQLNELSAQSASLSAAKRKLESELQTLHSDLDELLNEAKNSEEKAKKAMVDAARLADELRAEQEHAQTQEKLRKALEQQIKELQVRLDEAEANALKGGKKAIQKLEQRVRELENELDGEQRRHADAQKNLRKSERRIKELTFQAEEDRKNHERMQDLVDKLQQKIKTYKRQIEEAEEIAALNLAKFRKAQQELEEAEERADLAEQAISKFRGKGRAGSAARGVSPAPQRSRPGLADGFGTFPPRFDLAPEDF
- the Mhc gene encoding myosin heavy chain isoform X7, whose amino-acid sequence is MPKPIVQEGEDPDPTPYLFVSLEQKRIDQSKPYDGKKACWVPDEKEGFLQGEIKATKGDLVTVNLPGGETKDFKKDLVAQVNPPKYEKCEDMSNLTYLNDASVLYNLKQRYYHKLIYTYSGLFCVAINPYKRFPVYTTRCAKLYRGKRRSEVPPHIFAISDGAYVNMLTNHENQSMLITGESGAGKTENTKKVIAYFATVGASQKKDPTQEKKGSLEDQVVQTNPVLEAFGNAKTVRNDNSSRFGKFIRIHFGPSGKLAGADIETYLLEKARVISQQTLERSYHIFYQMMSGSVPGLKEICLLSNDIMDYNIVAQGKTVIPGVDDGEEMRLTDQAFDILGFTQEEKDNVYKITAAVMHMGGMKFKQRGREEQAEADGTEDGNKVATLLGVDVQDLYKNLLKPRIKVGNEFVTQGRNKDQVTNSVGALCKGMFDRLFKWLVKKCNETLDTKQKRQHFIGVLDIAGFEIFDYNGFEQLCINFTNEKLQQFFNHHMFVLEQEEYQREGIEWTFIDFGMDLQHCIDLIEKPMGILSILEEESMFPKATDQTFVEKLNNNHLGKSAPYLKPKPPKPGCQAAHFAIGHYAGNVGYNITGWLEKNKDPLNDTVVDQFKKGQNKLLVEIFADHPGQSGDAGGGGGGKGAGGKRAKGSAFQTVSSLYREQLNNLMTTLRSTQPHFVRCIIPNELKQAGMIDSHLVMHQLTCNGVLEGIRICRKGFPNRMVYPDFKLRYMILAPATMTAEKDPKEAARKCLEEVGLDPESYRIGHTKVFFRAGVLGQMEELRDDRLSKIVSWLQAYIRGYLSRKDFKKLQEQRLALQVVQRNLRKYLQLRTWPWWKLWQKVKPLLNVTRVEDEIARLEEKAQKAQEAFEKEEKLRKELESLNAKLLEEKTNLLASIEGKEGNLSEVQERAAKLNAQKADLETQLRDTQDRLTQEEDARNQLFQAKKKLEQEVSGLKKDVEDLELSVQKSEQDKATKDHQIRNLNDEIAHQDELINKLNKEKKLQGESTQKTAEELQAAEDKVNHLNKVKQKLEQTLDELEDSLEREKKLRADVEKNRRKVEGDLKLTQEAVADLERNKKELEQTIQRKDKEISSLTAKLEDEQSLVSKLQKQIKELQGRIEELEEEVESERQARAKAEKQRADLARELEELGERLEEAGGATSAQIELNKKREAELSKLRRDLEEANIQHESTLANLRKKHNDAVSEMGEQLDQLNKLKAKAEKERSQYFSEVNDLRAGLDHLSNEKAAQEKIVKQLQHQLNEVQGKADEANRTLNDLDAAKKKLSIENSDLLRQLEEAESQVSQLSKIKVSLTTQLEDTKRLADEEARERATLLGKFRNLEHDLDNIREQVEEEAEGKADLQRQLSKANAEAQLWRSKYESEGVARSEELEEAKRKLQARLAEAEETIESLNQKVVALEKTKQRLATEVEDLQLEVDRATAIANAAEKKQKAFDKIIGEWKLKVDDLAAELDASQKECRNYSTELFRLKGAYEEGQEQLEAVRRENKNLADEVKDLLDQIGEGGRNIHEIEKARKRLEAEKDELQAALEEAEAALEQEENKVLRAQLELSQVRQEIDRRIQEKEEEFENTRKNHQRALDSMQASLEAEAKGKAEALRMKKKLEADINELEIALDHANKANAEAQKNIKRYQQQIKDLQTALEEEQRARDDAREQLGISERRANALQNELEESRTLLEQADRARRQAEQELGDAHEQLNELSAQSASLSAAKRKLESELQTLHSDLDELLNEAKNSEEKAKKAMVDAARLADELRAEQEHAQTQEKLRKALEQQIKELQVRLDEAEANALKGGKKAIQKLEQRVRELENELDGEQRRHADAQKNLRKSERRIKELTFQAEEDRKNHERMQDLVDKLQQKIKTYKRQIEEAEEIAALNLAKFRKAQQELEEAEERADLAEQAISKFRGKGRAGSAARGVSPAPQRSRPGLADGFGTFPPRFDLAPEDF